From one Gracilibacillus salinarum genomic stretch:
- a CDS encoding fumarylacetoacetate hydrolase family protein has protein sequence MKLATVLHEGEEKAVIVQNEQYYLIESLNDMENTDWPSGILEMIEGDHLDKLKKWYEEKGRTLLEKCHAIDKDTIRPAPLYRKPRKIWGIGMNYITPSQGKLEGIPYSDPVSFMKPDTTIIGPGDVIQIPKGSTNTTAEAELAIIIGQTCRHVEPEDARHYIAGYAIALDMTESDIHAENHRYLTRAKSFDTFFSFGSEFVTADEWPEVGQMEVETYHNDQLVARNQVRNMRYSPSFIVSFHSKVMTLLPGDIILTGTPGKVIIRDQDTIEARINGFKPLINVVEQ, from the coding sequence GTGAAATTAGCGACAGTTTTGCACGAGGGAGAAGAAAAGGCGGTTATTGTACAAAACGAACAATATTACTTAATTGAATCATTGAATGATATGGAGAATACAGATTGGCCAAGTGGAATACTCGAAATGATTGAAGGAGATCATCTGGACAAACTAAAAAAATGGTATGAAGAAAAAGGGAGAACTTTATTGGAGAAATGCCATGCAATAGACAAGGATACAATCCGTCCTGCTCCTTTATACAGAAAACCTAGAAAGATTTGGGGTATCGGAATGAATTATATTACCCCCAGTCAAGGCAAGCTTGAAGGTATTCCGTATTCAGATCCAGTCAGTTTTATGAAGCCAGATACTACTATAATCGGCCCGGGTGATGTCATTCAAATTCCTAAAGGCTCGACTAACACCACGGCGGAAGCAGAACTTGCCATTATTATCGGTCAAACATGTCGACATGTAGAACCTGAAGATGCTCGACATTATATTGCAGGATACGCAATAGCACTCGACATGACAGAGTCTGATATTCATGCTGAAAATCACCGGTATTTAACGAGGGCGAAAAGTTTTGATACATTTTTTAGCTTTGGTTCTGAATTCGTGACAGCAGATGAATGGCCGGAAGTTGGTCAAATGGAGGTGGAGACTTACCATAATGATCAATTAGTTGCCCGAAACCAAGTCCGGAATATGCGGTATTCGCCATCTTTTATCGTAAGCTTCCATTCAAAAGTGATGACGCTGTTGCCAGGAGATATTATTCTGACGGGTACTCCTGGCAAGGTGATTATTCGTGATCAGGATACAATTGAAGCAAGAATTAACGGATTTAAGCCATTAATTAATGTAGTAGAACAATAA
- a CDS encoding TRAP transporter large permease subunit: MTGLTDNKIVILLLINIIILVAGMFLDGSSLIVILAPLFYAIGVSYGIDPVHLGVIMTVNSAIGMFTPPFGLNLFVLMGISRQGLLKLSKGMVPFIAISLIVLYFAVLFRFESKTSLFLTFC; the protein is encoded by the coding sequence ATGACAGGATTAACAGATAATAAAATTGTCATTCTCTTATTAATTAACATTATTATTCTAGTTGCAGGTATGTTTTTGGATGGTTCTTCTTTAATCGTCATTTTAGCACCATTATTTTATGCTATCGGGGTATCGTATGGCATCGACCCAGTCCATTTAGGAGTTATTATGACAGTGAATTCAGCAATCGGTATGTTCACACCACCATTTGGATTAAATCTTTTTGTGTTGATGGGCATATCGCGTCAAGGTTTATTGAAACTGTCGAAAGGAATGGTACCTTTCATCGCAATTTCTCTGATTGTTTTATATTTTGCTGTTTTATTTCGTTTCGAAAGCAAAACAAGCCTTTTCTTGACATTTTGTTAA
- a CDS encoding Lrp/AsnC family transcriptional regulator yields the protein MKLDEKDKKILELLSVNGRMSYVDIGKELGLSRVAVRERVNQLIDAGIIEGFSAVINSEKVGMQVSAFFEVDCHPSSLVEVAETLADNPYVASCYQMTGPSTLHMHVLVEDFKKLESFINEDLYSLSGITRVESHILLRRFKSRKGLKL from the coding sequence TTGAAATTAGATGAAAAGGACAAAAAGATATTAGAGTTACTTTCTGTTAATGGTCGGATGTCATATGTGGATATAGGCAAAGAACTCGGTCTATCCAGGGTTGCGGTGAGAGAGCGGGTCAATCAGTTGATTGATGCAGGTATTATTGAAGGATTCAGTGCTGTCATTAATTCAGAGAAAGTAGGGATGCAAGTATCTGCCTTTTTTGAAGTGGATTGTCATCCGTCTTCATTAGTGGAGGTGGCCGAAACATTAGCCGACAATCCGTATGTAGCAAGCTGTTATCAGATGACAGGCCCAAGTACATTACATATGCATGTGCTGGTGGAGGATTTTAAAAAGCTGGAATCATTTATTAATGAAGATTTATATAGTCTAAGCGGCATCACGAGGGTGGAAAGCCATATTTTATTACGAAGGTTTAAAAGTAGAAAGGGTCTTAAGTTATAA
- a CDS encoding chromate transporter, with translation MIYWEIFLAFFIPGIVGYGGGPASIPLVQNEVVNRYEWLSLSEFGEVLAIGNALPGPIATKMAGYIGFEQAGILGASVGIFATVAPSLLLMIILLSILYKFRNSPKVKRMTMFIRPTIAVLLGILTYQFFFQSYDNEGVFQTILLIGLSWLFLVKLKVHPAFVILGALCYGAVFLA, from the coding sequence ATGATATATTGGGAGATATTCCTTGCCTTTTTCATCCCTGGAATAGTTGGCTATGGTGGCGGCCCTGCCAGTATTCCGCTAGTGCAAAACGAAGTCGTTAATCGTTATGAATGGTTAAGTCTGTCTGAATTCGGTGAAGTGCTTGCTATCGGCAATGCTCTGCCAGGTCCTATCGCTACCAAAATGGCAGGCTATATCGGATTTGAACAGGCAGGTATTCTTGGGGCAAGCGTCGGTATCTTTGCAACCGTTGCTCCATCATTACTATTAATGATCATACTACTAAGTATCTTATATAAATTCCGAAATTCACCAAAAGTCAAAAGAATGACCATGTTCATACGACCTACCATTGCCGTCTTACTAGGTATCTTAACCTATCAGTTCTTTTTTCAATCGTATGATAATGAAGGGGTATTCCAAACCATTCTATTAATCGGACTAAGCTGGCTTTTCTTAGTAAAACTAAAAGTCCATCCAGCCTTTGTTATTCTGGGGGCTCTATGTTACGGAGCTGTCTTTCTTGCCTGA
- a CDS encoding chromate transporter yields MKHFQIFWAFFKVGILGYGGGPSSIPLVHKEVVDHYKWMDDDEFSDILAIGNTLPGPIATKMAGYIGYRVSGWLGVLNAVISTILPSIIAMIFLLVSLRTFSELPWVTGMTHAIVPVVGVMLAILTWDFVKKGHKDLGWKFNVGLIVVSTILLQFLNIHPAIIIIILLIIAFTTTPKEKATEEEEVK; encoded by the coding sequence ATGAAGCACTTTCAAATTTTTTGGGCTTTTTTCAAAGTCGGCATCTTAGGCTATGGTGGCGGACCCTCATCCATTCCGTTAGTACATAAAGAAGTAGTGGATCACTACAAATGGATGGACGATGATGAATTTTCAGATATCCTGGCAATCGGCAATACATTACCAGGTCCTATCGCCACCAAAATGGCAGGCTACATCGGTTATCGCGTATCTGGCTGGTTAGGTGTTTTGAATGCTGTCATATCGACTATTTTGCCTTCGATCATTGCCATGATATTTCTGCTCGTTTCTCTACGCACCTTTAGTGAATTACCCTGGGTGACAGGCATGACACACGCAATCGTTCCAGTAGTCGGCGTTATGCTCGCCATTTTGACATGGGATTTCGTGAAAAAGGGACACAAAGATCTTGGTTGGAAATTCAATGTTGGCCTGATCGTCGTGAGTACGATTCTGCTCCAATTTCTTAACATTCATCCCGCTATTATTATTATCATTTTGTTAATCATTGCATTTACTACCACACCGAAAGAAAAAGCAACAGAGGAGGAGGAAGTGAAATGA
- the ggt gene encoding gamma-glutamyltransferase, which yields MKANRSTTIARNGAVTSPHYLASQTGMKILQNGGNAMHAAVAIAATLGVVYPHMNGIGGDNFWLIYNAEERRLKGLNASGKAGHFASRETYRQLGYQRIPERGYLAANTVPGALSGWVEAYEYAEASTNQSMEWSDLLVDAIDYANNGFPVTNSQIKMAVQFLEEDRQEDDPFYQIYVKPLVDQIKHGDLFYQKDLANTLQQIAKDKGYSFYHGDLATKMVRASQMEQGLLTMEDFASHRADWVEPLSVEYRDCRAYNLPPNTQGIASLSILNILNQIDLSTIDDQEAAYYHIIVEATKLAFRDRDKWVTDPAFTNPPVKSLLSAEYGKELAGRISSEKSLLFEKNLDPRGDTVWFGVVDQWGNAVSMIQSIYHEYGAAVVPEDTGIILQNRGSFFSLDQHAINRLEPNKRTFHTLNPAMLFKNDKPYLVYGTMGGEGQPQTQAALVTRVIDYDYSVQAAIEAPRWLFGRTWGASSNSLKLENRITENIRKELFDSGHDIEVVEAYSDLMGHAGAIKINENNVKHAGSDPRSDGLALGY from the coding sequence ATGAAGGCTAATCGATCAACGACGATAGCGAGAAATGGTGCAGTAACCTCTCCACACTATTTAGCTTCCCAAACAGGGATGAAAATATTGCAAAATGGAGGTAATGCGATGCATGCCGCGGTTGCGATTGCTGCAACGCTTGGTGTTGTGTATCCACATATGAACGGCATTGGAGGAGATAATTTTTGGCTGATATATAATGCAGAAGAACGGCGATTGAAGGGACTTAATGCCAGTGGTAAAGCTGGTCATTTCGCCAGTCGCGAAACCTATCGTCAGCTAGGCTATCAGCGAATACCAGAAAGAGGTTACCTCGCAGCTAACACAGTTCCTGGGGCTTTATCAGGATGGGTTGAAGCGTATGAATATGCGGAAGCATCTACTAATCAATCGATGGAATGGTCCGATTTGCTAGTTGATGCTATTGATTATGCCAATAATGGTTTTCCTGTTACAAACAGTCAGATCAAGATGGCTGTCCAGTTCTTGGAGGAAGACCGTCAAGAAGATGATCCATTTTATCAGATTTATGTGAAGCCGTTAGTAGATCAAATAAAGCATGGTGATTTATTTTACCAGAAAGACTTGGCGAATACGCTACAGCAAATTGCCAAGGATAAAGGTTATTCTTTTTATCATGGCGATTTAGCTACGAAGATGGTGCGAGCAAGTCAAATGGAACAAGGGTTATTAACCATGGAGGACTTCGCCAGCCATCGTGCTGATTGGGTAGAGCCGCTATCTGTTGAATATCGGGATTGCCGTGCCTATAATTTACCTCCAAATACCCAAGGGATTGCTTCTTTATCTATACTAAATATTCTCAATCAAATTGATTTATCAACGATTGATGATCAAGAAGCAGCTTACTATCATATCATTGTGGAAGCGACGAAGCTTGCCTTTCGTGACAGAGACAAATGGGTGACAGATCCAGCCTTTACGAATCCGCCGGTTAAAAGTTTATTATCTGCTGAATATGGCAAAGAACTTGCGGGGAGAATTTCCAGTGAGAAATCATTGCTTTTTGAAAAGAATTTAGATCCTCGAGGAGATACAGTTTGGTTCGGCGTTGTAGATCAGTGGGGGAATGCTGTGTCTATGATTCAGAGTATTTATCATGAATATGGAGCAGCTGTTGTGCCGGAAGACACTGGTATTATTCTGCAGAACAGAGGCAGTTTCTTTTCGTTGGATCAACATGCGATCAACCGTTTAGAACCTAATAAGCGAACGTTCCATACGTTAAATCCAGCGATGCTGTTCAAAAATGATAAACCTTATCTTGTTTATGGCACGATGGGCGGTGAAGGACAGCCTCAGACGCAAGCGGCTTTGGTAACAAGAGTGATTGATTACGATTATTCCGTGCAAGCAGCTATTGAAGCACCGCGTTGGCTGTTTGGCAGGACGTGGGGAGCATCATCGAACTCATTGAAACTAGAAAATCGTATCACAGAAAATATACGCAAGGAATTATTTGATAGCGGACATGATATTGAAGTGGTAGAAGCATACAGTGACCTGATGGGACATGCAGGTGCCATCAAGATTAATGAGAATAATGTGAAGCATGCAGGAAGTGATCCCAGAAGTGATGGGCTTGCCTTGGGATATTAA
- a CDS encoding potassium channel family protein yields MSKVIILAAILFIIIQLVYFFTNKTYKDSYFSGVLFKKLFFVLTAVTFGFAILYYALSFQETVLVQSLSSNKPIEPTFGNLLYFSGVTMLSVGYGDMLPVNSARFFALIQAAIGVLLPTAYFLKAMQQSNSNKES; encoded by the coding sequence TTGTCAAAAGTTATCATTTTAGCTGCTATTCTTTTTATCATCATTCAATTGGTGTATTTTTTTACGAATAAAACGTATAAGGACAGCTATTTCAGTGGTGTCCTATTCAAAAAATTATTCTTCGTTCTGACAGCTGTTACATTCGGATTTGCTATCTTATACTACGCATTGTCGTTCCAGGAAACCGTGCTGGTGCAAAGCCTTTCTTCCAATAAGCCAATTGAACCTACGTTTGGAAACCTGTTGTACTTCAGCGGTGTCACTATGCTCTCTGTCGGATACGGGGATATGCTGCCAGTGAATTCCGCTCGTTTTTTTGCCTTGATTCAAGCAGCCATTGGCGTGTTATTACCTACCGCTTATTTTCTCAAAGCAATGCAACAATCCAATAGCAATAAAGAAAGCTAA
- the yfkAB gene encoding radical SAM/CxCxxxxC motif protein YfkAB codes for MTIVNQATRPITPSFDPWEAYLDVEQYGEMTLTNIEFTTTHLCNMRCAHCAVGYTLKNKDPDALPFSLLKERLDEIPHLRTLSITGGEPMMSKKSVRDYVVPLLRYAHERGVRTQINSNLTLPYDRYEQIIPYLDVLHISHNWGTPEEFAETGFANMDRKPSEENRKKYFDRMVENSQKLAAEGVMVSAETMLNKRTFPYLESIHDHIVEMGCARHEVHPMYPVDFASNLETLSLQEMQEGIERLLDHRDESTWMLFGTLPFYPCNKDEKELALLKRLYQERNVTVRNDPDGRSRLNVNIFSGEVIVTDFGDEEEPSLGNIQTIPLQTSYERWMASKTAKSLNCHCPAVKCLGPNILVKNTYYQDVDFTKRSANISR; via the coding sequence ATGACAATTGTCAACCAAGCTACGCGTCCTATTACGCCATCATTTGATCCGTGGGAAGCATATTTGGATGTGGAACAATATGGTGAAATGACGCTAACAAATATAGAATTTACGACCACCCATTTATGTAATATGCGTTGTGCCCATTGTGCGGTAGGTTATACGTTAAAAAATAAAGATCCAGACGCGCTGCCGTTTTCCTTGTTAAAAGAGCGGCTCGATGAAATTCCGCATTTACGAACATTGAGTATTACGGGCGGAGAGCCGATGATGTCCAAAAAGTCTGTGCGTGATTATGTTGTACCGCTGCTTCGATATGCGCATGAACGTGGAGTTCGGACGCAGATTAACTCTAATTTGACATTGCCATATGATCGTTATGAACAAATTATCCCGTATTTGGATGTGCTACATATCTCGCATAATTGGGGAACGCCAGAAGAGTTTGCGGAGACTGGTTTTGCCAATATGGATCGTAAACCTAGTGAAGAAAATAGAAAAAAATATTTTGACCGCATGGTGGAAAATTCACAGAAACTTGCGGCAGAAGGTGTGATGGTGTCAGCAGAAACAATGCTGAATAAGCGTACCTTTCCATATTTAGAATCTATTCATGACCACATCGTGGAAATGGGCTGTGCACGTCATGAAGTTCATCCGATGTACCCGGTCGATTTTGCCAGTAATTTAGAAACCTTATCATTGCAGGAAATGCAAGAGGGGATAGAACGATTGCTTGATCATCGTGATGAATCAACGTGGATGTTGTTTGGTACATTACCATTCTATCCTTGTAATAAGGATGAGAAAGAGCTGGCGTTATTAAAAAGGTTATATCAAGAACGAAATGTTACGGTGAGGAATGATCCTGATGGTCGTTCGCGTTTAAATGTAAATATTTTTTCAGGTGAAGTAATTGTGACGGATTTTGGTGATGAGGAAGAGCCATCATTAGGAAATATCCAGACAATCCCATTGCAAACTTCATATGAGCGCTGGATGGCGTCCAAAACAGCAAAATCGTTAAATTGTCATTGTCCGGCGGTAAAATGCTTAGGTCCAAATATTCTTGTGAAAAACACCTATTATCAAGATGTTGACTTTACAAAAAGGTCTGCGAATATATCGAGATAA
- a CDS encoding fatty acid desaturase translates to MSKQKQAQLRKDVMPYASPKSKKSTIQLLNTIPPFFILWFLAYQSLSVSVWLSLAISVVAALFMVRAFIIFHDCAHQSFYQNKKINRIIGTATGVLTHFAFEKWKREHAIHHATSGNLDQRGTGDIWIMTVKEYQRASKWQKLQYRLYRNPFVMFGLGPFMLFLYSNRFNRKDARKKERLNTYLINGLLLLIYSVMVWTLGWQALLFVQLPIVYVAGVLGVWLFYVQHQFEDSYFEHESEWDYVKAAVDGSSYYKLPKWLEWFTGNIGYHHVHHLAPRVPNYLLNKAHEETPPLQKATTITLKTSLESLRFRLFDEDKKLFVSFKDISLSSKNSNTVRS, encoded by the coding sequence GTGAGTAAACAGAAGCAAGCACAGCTCCGGAAAGATGTGATGCCATATGCATCTCCGAAATCAAAAAAGAGTACCATTCAACTATTAAATACAATACCACCCTTTTTTATATTATGGTTTTTAGCCTATCAAAGTTTGTCCGTCTCAGTTTGGTTGAGTCTGGCAATCTCAGTAGTAGCGGCGTTATTTATGGTAAGAGCGTTTATTATTTTTCATGATTGTGCCCATCAGTCCTTTTATCAAAACAAAAAAATAAACAGGATAATCGGAACGGCAACTGGTGTGCTTACTCATTTCGCGTTTGAGAAATGGAAAAGGGAACATGCTATTCATCATGCTACCAGTGGGAATCTTGATCAGAGAGGGACAGGCGACATTTGGATCATGACGGTAAAGGAATATCAACGTGCAAGCAAATGGCAAAAGCTTCAATATCGTCTTTATCGTAATCCATTCGTTATGTTTGGATTAGGTCCCTTTATGTTATTCCTGTACAGTAATCGTTTTAACCGTAAGGATGCCCGCAAGAAAGAACGCCTTAATACGTATCTTATTAACGGCTTGTTGTTGCTGATCTATTCGGTTATGGTGTGGACATTAGGCTGGCAAGCGTTGCTGTTTGTACAATTGCCTATTGTGTATGTAGCAGGCGTATTAGGCGTTTGGTTGTTCTATGTGCAGCACCAGTTCGAAGATTCTTATTTTGAACATGAATCAGAATGGGATTATGTGAAAGCTGCAGTTGATGGAAGTTCTTATTATAAACTGCCAAAATGGCTGGAGTGGTTTACTGGGAATATCGGATATCATCATGTGCACCATTTGGCACCAAGAGTTCCCAACTACTTATTAAATAAAGCGCATGAAGAGACACCACCATTGCAAAAAGCAACGACGATAACATTAAAGACAAGCTTAGAATCGCTTCGCTTCCGATTATTTGATGAAGATAAAAAGTTATTTGTCAGCTTTAAGGACATATCGTTGTCCTCTAAAAATTCCAATACCGTTCGTTCTTAA
- a CDS encoding sensor histidine kinase yields MRHWYDIFPSHTGLSLYIWIIFCVLPFYFIFRSTSLFEIVIGSVVTLLFFGVYWVTFTSRGPLVYIGLSVEYIIHIFMTLLYGYVYFALFSAFFVGNIRHKAGFITMYVIHLVVTAGAMTAGFIIKYSLFLEQIPFLIMTILGVILIPINRYNRIKQEELEGQLEDANRKIAELAIMEERHRIARDLHDTLGQKLSMIGLKSELSAKLMERNQEAAKQELKDVQDTARQALKEVREMVSDMKSIQVEDEIEHAKQLLKLAGIACEVKAEADIDRIPILIENVISMCLKEAVTNIVKHSNASKCCLRLRDTEEATHLQVIDNGVGTTGKNKFGNGLTGMKERLDFVNGTLRIHSSSEGFEVLVSVPKVLKQVEEEGDV; encoded by the coding sequence GTGCGGCATTGGTATGATATATTTCCCAGTCACACTGGTTTAAGCTTATACATATGGATAATTTTTTGTGTATTGCCATTTTATTTTATTTTTCGATCTACTTCTTTATTTGAAATTGTAATCGGTAGTGTAGTTACACTGTTATTTTTTGGCGTATACTGGGTTACTTTTACATCGCGTGGTCCTTTGGTCTACATTGGTTTAAGTGTGGAGTATATCATTCATATTTTCATGACTTTATTGTACGGATATGTATATTTTGCTTTATTTAGTGCATTTTTTGTTGGTAATATTCGTCATAAAGCAGGTTTTATTACAATGTATGTAATTCACCTTGTTGTCACAGCGGGGGCGATGACAGCAGGGTTTATTATTAAGTATTCTTTGTTTTTAGAACAAATCCCCTTTTTGATTATGACGATTCTAGGTGTGATTTTGATACCAATTAATCGTTATAATCGCATCAAACAGGAAGAATTAGAAGGTCAATTAGAAGACGCAAATCGAAAAATTGCTGAACTCGCAATAATGGAAGAACGTCATCGGATTGCGAGAGATTTACATGATACGTTAGGACAGAAATTATCGATGATTGGATTGAAGAGTGAATTATCCGCAAAGCTGATGGAAAGAAATCAAGAAGCAGCCAAACAGGAATTAAAAGATGTACAAGATACAGCGCGTCAGGCATTAAAAGAAGTGCGTGAAATGGTGTCCGACATGAAAAGTATTCAAGTAGAAGATGAAATCGAACATGCGAAGCAGTTGCTGAAATTAGCTGGAATTGCGTGTGAAGTGAAAGCGGAAGCAGATATCGACCGTATTCCAATATTAATTGAAAATGTGATTAGTATGTGTTTGAAAGAAGCAGTAACTAATATTGTAAAGCATAGTAATGCAAGTAAATGTTGTCTTCGATTACGGGATACAGAAGAAGCCACTCATTTGCAAGTAATTGATAACGGGGTGGGCACAACAGGTAAGAATAAGTTTGGAAATGGACTAACAGGTATGAAGGAGCGGTTGGATTTTGTCAATGGTACGTTGAGAATTCATTCATCATCTGAAGGTTTTGAAGTACTAGTATCTGTTCCGAAAGTGTTAAAACAGGTAGAAGAGGAGGGGGATGTATGA
- a CDS encoding response regulator transcription factor, with protein sequence MIRIVLAEDQQLLLGALGSLLDLEEDMQVIGKANNGSEVLDLVQKENPDICLLDIEMPVMTGLDAAEQLKDHPCKVIILTTFARPGYFERARNASVNGYLLKDSPSEDLAQSIRQIITGKRIYSPELIDLAFSETNPLTERETDVLHLLAEGQTTKAIAKTLFLSNGTVRNYISVILDKLEADNRIEAITKAQEKGWLK encoded by the coding sequence ATGATACGGATAGTGTTAGCAGAAGATCAGCAATTGTTGTTAGGGGCATTAGGATCTTTGCTGGACCTGGAGGAAGACATGCAAGTGATTGGTAAGGCCAATAACGGTTCAGAGGTATTAGATTTGGTTCAAAAAGAAAATCCTGATATATGTTTGTTAGATATTGAGATGCCGGTAATGACGGGATTGGACGCAGCGGAGCAGTTAAAGGATCATCCGTGTAAAGTCATTATTCTTACTACTTTTGCCAGACCGGGATATTTTGAAAGAGCAAGGAATGCCAGTGTGAATGGCTATTTGTTAAAAGATAGTCCTAGTGAGGATTTGGCACAATCTATTCGCCAAATAATTACTGGTAAAAGGATTTACTCCCCGGAATTAATTGATCTTGCTTTTTCAGAAACAAATCCGCTGACTGAAAGAGAGACTGACGTATTGCACCTGTTAGCGGAAGGTCAGACAACAAAAGCGATTGCTAAAACATTGTTTCTGTCCAATGGAACAGTACGGAATTACATATCCGTTATTTTAGATAAGTTAGAGGCAGATAACCGGATTGAAGCGATTACGAAAGCGCAGGAAAAAGGTTGGCTAAAATAA
- a CDS encoding MDR family MFS transporter, with translation MTVKVEKRGTIVALLLAGTFIAILNQTLMITAIPPIMNEMGITANTAQWLTTIFMLVNGIMIPISAFLIDRFTTRQLFLTAMSVFAVGTLVAALAPSFSVLLAGRVIQSAGAGVMLPLMQTVFLMIFPINKRGSIMGMVGLVISFAPAIGPSLSGWITEHYSWRVLFYIILPIAIIDIIIAYFVMKNVTEITKPKLDIPSIILSSLGFGGLLYGFTSAGNNGWDSMVTIVVLIVGVISLLSFILRQLKLKHPMLEFRVFTYSIFPLTVSLGMIAFMGLIAVETLIPLYMQDARDFSAMESGLVILPGALITGFMSPITGRIFDKIGARWLAIIGFALMTIGSFLFTILDDKTSITYLTVIFAIRMLGISMVMMPVATAGLNQLPKKLIAHGAAMDNTLRNVSASVGTAIYVTILTQSQAAAEQSGKALPAIEAFNTTFMVLSIVTMVGLILSFFIKKSKPAEIEEEGE, from the coding sequence ATGACTGTAAAAGTGGAAAAAAGAGGAACCATTGTAGCTTTACTGTTAGCAGGAACATTTATTGCGATTTTAAACCAAACGTTAATGATTACAGCGATACCTCCTATTATGAATGAAATGGGCATAACTGCAAATACAGCGCAATGGTTAACGACCATTTTTATGCTTGTAAATGGAATTATGATTCCGATTTCTGCATTTTTAATAGATCGTTTTACAACAAGGCAACTATTTTTGACTGCGATGAGTGTGTTTGCGGTCGGTACCCTTGTTGCAGCATTAGCACCTAGTTTCTCGGTACTTCTTGCAGGTCGTGTTATTCAATCTGCGGGGGCAGGGGTCATGCTGCCTCTAATGCAAACGGTATTTCTGATGATTTTTCCAATTAACAAACGGGGCTCTATTATGGGGATGGTTGGGCTTGTTATTTCCTTTGCACCTGCGATCGGTCCTTCGTTGTCAGGTTGGATCACGGAACACTATTCTTGGAGAGTTCTGTTTTATATCATCTTACCAATCGCTATTATCGATATTATTATCGCTTATTTTGTGATGAAGAATGTTACAGAGATTACGAAGCCTAAATTAGATATTCCTTCCATTATATTATCTTCACTAGGTTTCGGTGGATTGCTTTACGGATTCACAAGTGCAGGTAATAACGGCTGGGATTCGATGGTTACGATTGTCGTATTGATCGTTGGTGTGATATCGCTCTTAAGTTTTATTTTGCGACAATTAAAACTGAAACACCCTATGTTGGAATTTCGGGTCTTTACCTATTCTATTTTTCCGTTGACTGTCAGTTTAGGGATGATTGCATTTATGGGATTGATTGCTGTTGAAACGTTAATTCCATTGTATATGCAGGATGCCAGAGATTTTAGTGCGATGGAGTCAGGCTTAGTTATTTTACCAGGTGCCCTGATTACTGGTTTTATGTCACCGATAACGGGTCGCATTTTTGACAAAATTGGTGCGAGATGGCTCGCAATTATTGGATTCGCTCTGATGACAATCGGCTCTTTTCTGTTTACTATATTAGATGACAAGACTTCTATTACTTATTTAACAGTTATCTTTGCTATTAGAATGCTTGGGATCTCGATGGTAATGATGCCAGTTGCTACAGCAGGGCTGAATCAACTACCGAAGAAGCTGATTGCGCATGGTGCAGCAATGGATAATACTTTGCGGAATGTATCAGCATCTGTGGGGACAGCAATATATGTCACGATCTTAACACAGTCTCAGGCCGCTGCTGAACAAAGTGGGAAAGCTTTACCGGCTATTGAAGCATTTAATACAACCTTCATGGTACTATCGATCGTTACCATGGTCGGGCTAATCCTTTCCTTTTTTATTAAAAAGAGCAAACCAGCAGAAATAGAAGAAGAAGGAGAATAG